One genomic segment of Penaeus monodon isolate SGIC_2016 chromosome 31, NSTDA_Pmon_1, whole genome shotgun sequence includes these proteins:
- the LOC119592972 gene encoding uncharacterized protein LOC119592972: MQVHFRTEFQCNLTVCIVDKSSKCLILAATRNAFVPRVVAQRTANAQVANAPRVRSARLAAHVHPRRNVQQDARSHAAVAHRRGTSALCCMMQATENGGMFFYYSSLSFF; encoded by the exons ATGCAAGTACATTTCAGAACTGAATTTCAGTGTAACTTGACAGTGTGCATTGTTGACAAATCTTCAAAATGCCTGATCCTTGCTGCAACG AGAAATGCGTTTGTGCCGAGGGTGGTTGCACAAAGGACTGCAAATGCACAAGTTGCAAATGCGCCCCGTGTGAGAAGT GCTCGTCTGGCTGCGCATGTCCATCCAAGGAGGAATGTGCAACAAGATGCACGAAGCCATGCAGCTGTTGCCCATAGACGTGGAACTTCTGCCCTTTGTTGCATGATGCAAGCAACGGAAAATGGAgggatgtttttttattattcttctctatcttttttctga
- the LOC119592971 gene encoding metallothionein-like produces MPDPCCSEKCVCAEGGCQRGCVCPNCRCDPCAKCSTGCPCPSKEECAKQCAKPCKCCP; encoded by the exons ATGCCAGATCCTTGTTGCAGTG agaaatgtgtgtgtgcggaggGAGGGTGCCAGAGGGGGTGTGTCTGCCCGAACTGCCGTTGTGATCCGTGTGCCAAGT GTTCAACAGGCTGCCCGTGTCCCTCAAAGGAAGAATGTGCCAAGCAATGTGCAAAGCCGTGTAAATGCTGCCCCTGA